The stretch of DNA TGACCTTAATGAACCTTTTCAGATCTCCAAGGACAACAAGTGCAACGGGAGCATGTTTTCAGATTTAAAATACTGCCTTGTTGCCTCCTGAgtgacacagcggtctaaggcacggcTGCGatgaggcagcgcacaattggcccagtgttgtccgggttaggggagggtttggccggctgtaATGTCCTATCACGCTCTAGAGACTCCTTGTGgtggccgggcgcatgcacgctggcTTTGGTTACCAGCTTTACGttgtttcctccggcacattggtgcagctggcttaaGCGAGCactgtgtcaagaagcagcgcagcttggcgggtcatgtttcggaggatgcatggctctcaaccttcgcctctcaaAATTAGGAGAAAAATGGGTAAAAAGTATAAcaataaaatagaaaataaaataaatactgcCTCTCATCATTAATCTGTTACCATGGTGTGCATGGCTAATGGATATGGCAGCTGAACATTGAACAATATCCACTCACGGTCTCCTATCTCCTTACTTGCTTTGTCATTCAACACACTATTCCCACAACAaactctcttctttctctgtctcccatACCTCTTTCCTGCAGGCCAGCTTGTCTTTCCACTCGTTCAGCTCTAGAGTGTGTTCATCCTCCAGTCTCCGAATCTTCTTCTTCTCCATATCAACTAACAGCTGCAGTTTCTcattctgaaacacacacacaagcacacatgcataaatgtttttaaaatgtttttatataACCAATTATGCTTATTTGATTATATGAAAACAATCTATTATGGAGTATACCAGTTTATAGTAGATATAATATGAATATCTACAACCCAGCGAGCTTGCTAGCAcatggtgtgtagtgtagtgtacctgCAGCTCCTGGAGTTCAGTCATGTTGCCGTCACACTGCTCCTGCACCTCCCTTAGCTGGCCCTCATGGACCTGCTGCAAACTCTGTCTCTCAGCTCGCTGAATGCCCTCCTCCTCCGACATAAactgacatacagagagagagatggagagagagagaaagaaatataaattgtgagagagggagagaaaaagagacagagacggagacaaaGATGATTGCCAAACAAACAATTACTAGTGGCCAATTGAGCACAGAAAAGAATGTTAACTATTTGGGAACTGAGAAGCCATACAAGTCTCTGTACTAACCAGTGTGAGGCGCTGCCTGTGCTCTTGCCCACTCAGGCCCAGTGTCTTCAACTCTTGCTTGAAGTGGGCCAGCCTGGCCTTGGCCTCGGTGCGCTGGGCTCGCTGGAGCTGGGTCCTCTCCTGGGCCTGTTGGGCCCTCTGCTCATCCAGCAATGCCCGATGGAACTGGGACGCCCTGTCTGTATCCTGGGaaaggacaggggagaggggatcatggtcatggtgtgtgtgtgtgtgtgtgtgtgtgtgtgtgtgtgtgtgtgtgtgtgtgtgtgtgtgtgtgtgtgtgtgtgtgtgtgtgtgtgtgtgtgtgtgtgcgtgcgtgcgtgcgtgcgtgcgtgcgtgcgtgcgtgcgtgtgtgtctctgtgtgtgcatttGAGTATGCAAGTTTGGGGGGTTAGGGTTCTTAGTGAGAGCATTCCAACTCACTTTGCTGTGCCTCTTGGTAAGCTGTTGTCTTTGCAGTGAATACTGCTCCTTCACCTGCTGCTTGAAGAGGTGGTACTTCTCCTGCAGATGACGTTGCTCCATCTCCCAAATGACTGATTCCCGGGCTGCAGGCAAGGAGCCCATATATGTGAATAAATCAAAGTTTCTATAGGCGCAAACACAGTCAATGTCACCGTTGTGGTCAATGTTTAATTTCCTGTCGGTCTGTAATTTGGGCCTAACCATTTTCATAAAGCAGCCCATAATCGTAACCAATTTGTGAGTGCGTAGGTGCATGCGTACGTGAGTGTGTGATGatcgtgtgcgtgcatgtgtgtaccTCTCTTAAGCTGCTGGGTCTTGACAGTGATATCCCACTCCATAGAGGCCACCTTCCTCTTGTGTTCCTGGACTCCTTTCTGGAGCGTCTCATTGAgctcctgctgctgcttctgcaagTAACGCGCCTCCTGGGTTGAACACAAGAGGAAACAAGATATACCAagggctctctgtgtgtgtgttggtgtgtatatgtgtgcgtgcgtgcatgttgtgcgtgcgtgtgtttgcgtgtgaatCGGTGTACTTCTCTGGGTTGAGCCTTCAGTACAGCAGCCTTGCGGTTCAGCTCTCGCTCCTGCTGGCTCTTGAGTCTGCGTGCGTCCTCTCTGAGCCTGGCTGTGTGCTCTGTCTCCATGCGGCTGCTCTGCTGAACATACTGCTTTTCTACCCGCTCCAGCTCACCGTCGTAATACTGCTTCTTGCTCTGCACAATGCACACAAAACACACCAAATTCGCTGGAGTTTGTAAGACGGGGGGAAAGATTGCCACAAATCTCATGCAATCACTCAATATTGAAAATGAGTTGTTCAGGCTGTTAAATTCAAATCCTATACCTTAAAACCTGAAAAGAATTGTGTTTTTGGAAGTCACAATGGTGTAATAACAGAATGTAGCTTATATGAATTAAAATATGTTTTCATGTCATATCGCCAGTTGGCAACCCatcccttatgggattaattgacacttacacaaacattacaataattcGCTGTGATAATTCAGTGATAATTCTTCCAGTGTTCTTTGCAGTGCGAATCGTATAAAGAGTGAaatttaaaaagaaaaaaaagaatacATAATAGTAAATAATGTTATCCAAAAAATAACTATATCCCTAGAGCAGTAAacatatacatactgtacatactgtacatactgtacatacatacataatacatacatacatacatacatacatacatacatacatacatacatacatacatacatacatacatacatacatacatacatacatacatacatatacagataaataaatacaaacattTAAACAGAAGGAATTTGAACCCAGTCTGCACAGAAGATTCAAGTGGGAGACAGGCTTACACACaatttacagtatatacatacagtacgtGTCATTTGCTATATAGAAGctaaatattatattataattaaattACAGGTAGCCCTTTTTATTTTATTCCAGGCTTTATCTAAATATTCCGCAAACGGGACTCTGGGTCCCACTACTCACTGTCATCTCCTGGGCGATCTGTCGGaacatcatctctctctgttgctgcAGCCGCTGCTCCATCTGGGAGtactctctctgctcctccctctgaAGGAGCTTTAAAGCCTGCAGCTCCTGGCGCCTGCATAGTCaggtacacacacccacacggacacacacggacacacacacacgggagatTGAACATACTAATGAAGTGAATGCATTGAATATGAATGTGTTTAAGTCTCCCATCCAAGATGTATTTGAAATTATGAGTCTATCCTTAATCTAGTTATTTTTTCATAGGAGCCCAAGCCTTGTTTCCAGAGGGAAAAGTTTACCTGGCAGACCGCATGCGCCGCTCTTTCCCATCGGTCTCTTTCAGGACCTTTGACGTGGTGACGCTGACCTCTCGGCCATCCACCATGAACTTCCGGGTCCTTTTGACCGTCTTCCTGTTATGGATCAACTCCTGGAATACAACAAAGAAAATATTACAGTCACAAAGTCCTTCTGTTTAGTTGGTGTAATCTATCTAGGGAAGCGCACAACCTCTTATTACCTCTCTTAAAGGGAAATTACACTCTAAAATCTACTTTTGTCAGATGTTTTTAGAACTCAAAAGTGGACTACACCTGAGAAACTTTGATTTTGGAGTGGAATGTCTCTTTAACCTTAATAAATTGTACCCTTATGTTCTGTATTATATTCACTTGGGGAACCAATGGGTGCCAGCCTGCCCTGATCACTATCACTCACCTCTACAGGTCTTGACATGGTTGAGACTGTCATTGTTGAGTTGTCTTTCTTTGTCATGTCAGCTTGGTCATCAATGGCAGACATCTTGGGTTTATTGTCTGTCACTTGGTGCCAGTTTCCATTTGATGCTGAGTTCAGGTGTACTGTGTCTGTAGCTGTTCCCTGAGATCTAGTTGAGCTCTGTTCGGTCAATATGTTTAATTGGGTCTGACCTGCGTCCTCCTCCTTACCTCCTTCCTCCAGCTTcttccctctttcctctttccctccttcctccctcccactaTTTGACTCCAAGGTCAAGTTTACCCTCATCATAGGTTCTCCAGTTGGGGGGTCAGTCATCTTCTCTTCTCCCTTACTGTCTTCttgtttgtttctctcttctttcagtTCCTGCTTTATGATCATATTGGATTCTTGTGCTTGGATAATCACAATGTCATCACTTTCTAATCCCAGGTCCTCCTctttactctgttcatcttttccCACTGTTCtgtcctctgctctctctacatTTTCACATTCAGTCACTTTGATATCAAGGATTTTATCTTCTGTGTCTGCCCTCAAACTCTTCTCCTTTTCACTGGTCTCAACTTCCATTGTTGATTCACTTCTTTGCTTCTCTGTTTCAGTCTGTATTTCTCCTGTTTGTTCTGattgtacagtctcttcaatatCACTCTTAGATTCTCCGTCCTCCATTTCAGGACTTGCTTCATGTTCTTTTAAGTCCATTCCTTTGTCTGGAGTTTTCTCAATGTCTGAACAGTTGCTTGTCTCTCGCTTGCTTCTCTTTAACTCCACCTTGACCTCCTGTTCTTCTTCTACATATGTCTTGTCTTGTATTCCTTCTTTATTTATCTGCATCTTATCCCTTTCTTCTACCATACTCCCCTCGTGCTCTGCCTCTTCATCTCTCTTAGCATGTAGTTCATTCTCTTCTAAAATCTTCTCATCcttgtcctgctcctgctcctcctctcccctctccttttgtATTTCCTCCTTGGTCCCTTCCGTCATCTCGTCTTTGCTCTGTTTTGTCTCTTCCTCAGCCTTCCCACTGGTTGCCAGCTTGAAGTGGTTATGAGTGGAGAGATCCAGAAAGTCTAGCAGTGAGTGCTgggtttctcctctctcttttgtgGATGGGCGGGGCATTTCCAAAGACAAGGCTCTAACCAGTGGACTTTGTTTGTGCACTAACTGGCGAGGAGCTTCTTCTACCCTATGCTTAGTATCATTATTTGTTTCTGATTTAAGGATACCAATTTCCTTAACTGAACATTGAGCCTCAGTAATTGGTTTTTTATTGTCTGAGTCAAGTGCATCACCAACAGAGTCATTGGTACTGTTTTGgttcatatcagtgtggatgCCTACTATTTCCTGTTCAGAAGAAGAAACCACTTCCAGGTCAAGGTCTTGGGCCTCACAGTCATTTGAAATTTCATCCTTCTCTTTTTTCTGCCCCTCAACCTTTTCTTCTGCATCATCTCCTGTGTCATTTGTTTCAGGGATGGGTTGAGTGATCCCTCCCTCCAAGCTGCCCCTCCCAACATTCTCACACAGATCCTTCTCTGcatcccctgcatctctctctcctgctggatGTGTCACTTCCTGCtcttctgattggccagtgggACTGTCCTCCTTGTTCTGTTGGGTCTGATTGGCTGGAATTGAGGGTGTGTCTCCCCAGAGACCGGACTTGCAGCGCCGAGACCCGGTGgtcagaaaggagagaaaggTCCCTGGCTCCCAGACCGACAGACGCCTGGCCAACTTTCTGGCCCTGTCCGTGTTGGGAGTCTCCACCCTGGTCCCAGCGGTGCCCCCATCTTTCACTGGGgtggaggaagagactgggtcagggttgggtggaggtggtggtggactCATACCAGCCTGTATGATAGATGGGCCCTCCTGAGGTTTCTCTGGTACCTGCATTGTCTCTTCTTCCTGCCCCTTCTCAGACTGGGCAGTCCCTCCATCCGACCCCACAATCGTGTCCTCGTCTAGAGAGCCCCCATGGTCGATCAGGGACTGGCAGAGAAAATAATAGGATGTGTTACCATTGTTGTTCATTTAAGACAGACTTTAGGAGGCAATTTCAATTGCATCTATTTTCTGTCCTATCTACttgaagacaaaaaaaacacTCAAATGACAAAATGTTGGAAAGTTGATGTATGAACTtccacctacagtatactgtatagaAGCAGAAATAAAGAAACTTTCCCAACACGTTTTAGATCGAAGCAGATCTCTATTAGAAAGGCATCACTccctctgcatcccaaatggcactctatggAGAGCAATAGTAATGCCGTCTTTCTGTACTCCACCATGGCTCGTTGACCTAAGCCTATGGGGAAATGAATGGGGGTTTTGGAGGGGTTATGGACAAATGCCGAAAATAAGGTCTGGTAAAAACAGGCAtaggagatcttatacgttttgttctatgagataatcttcatcactttttgtgaattttgaagcatttatgtaatcaaaacaagcacataaaggcttcataattcataaaggtcatgttaactaaCTTCTATTATTacatagaacaaaacgtatacGATCTCCTAAGCCTGTTTTTACCACAGACCATATTTTCAACGTTTATCCCAAAACCCCATTCTTTCCCCATGAATTTCCCCCATGggaatggctgaacgaaccaAAGGTAACTCATTTCTATTTTTTAGGACTACAAGTTGGCGagctctgttccctatatagtgcattacttttgaccaaagcctatgggccctgatcaaaagtagtgaactatatggggaatagggtgccattttggaagaATCCCCCATCTCTTACCGCtgtctcctccatcacctctgccTTGGCCTCGGCGATGAGTTCCTTCAGGGCTCGACCATCCCGTCCAGCGCAGGGGAAGGGGTGTGCCAGGAGCTGCTGGGCTCCCCACCGGGCCTCAGGGTTCTTCTGCAGCGCTCTCCGCAGGAAGTCCTGGAAATGGGAGGACCTGAAAGTGGGAACACAGTGCAGGGCCACAGGGATGGGTATAGGTTTCAGGtgacgcatcccaaatggcaccctattccctatgggaaaatatgttttccatgtgtttgatactatgAGCTGGCCCTCCCcatttaaggtgccaccagccaccactgatTCATAAAAATAGAGACATCTCCATGTATGACTAACTGTCCCTGACTAACCAGAGGCGTGGGTTGCTGAGGGTGGGTGGGGGGGACTTGGTGATCTTGAGCAGGACCCTCATAGGGTTGAGTGAGTGGTGAGGGGGCTCCATCTCTGCAGCCTCGATCAGCGTCACGCCCAGGGACCAGACGTCCGCCTTGGGGCCATACGGGTTCTCCTTGGAGGTCTCACACTGGATCACCTCTGGAGCCATCCTGGGATAGATGGACgggcagacagagggacagatggaCAAATTTAGACATTGGGGTTGTTGAAAAAGAATGCACATGGGAATGTGGCTGCATGCTAACAACATTTAAACATATACAGAAATGATAGGAGTAAGACAAACCAGTAAGGGGTTCCAATGAAAGTGGCTCTTTTCTGGAGGGTGTGTATGTTTTTGGCAGACACTCCGAAGTCGGCTGGGGATTGAAACAGGGCTTTGAGAGGACTCAATGAGAGGCACTGATACACTATAAGAGAGACACTAGGATAGACTTATAAACTACatttagacagacacacagtcaggtAGACAGGTAAACGGACGGATGGATGGAAAATCCGGGAGAGAGAAtcgaacagagacagagagaaaagacggacaaagagagacaaagagagagagagagattataatcCAGTAGTTGTAGGAGTGTGCTGTGCAGTTTTGTACCCAGTTTGACGTGTCCCTCCATGGTGAGGAGGATGTTGCCTGCCTTCAGGTCTCTATGGATGATGTGGTGCTGGTGGAGGTAGCACAGAGCCTGCAGGGTCTGACAGCATACCTCACTGATCTGCTGCTCAGACAGGCCCCGCTCCAGCTCTTgggggttcacacacacacacacacacacacacacacacacacacacacacacacacacacacacacacacacacacacacacacacacacacacacacacacacacacacacacacacacacacacacacacacacacacacacacacacacacacacacacacacacacacacacatatacacaaacacaataACATATAAGGACAAGCAGGGGCTTCCCAGAGGAGGAAAAACAAAAGAAATGGAAACCAAGGAGGGCATGACGCTTTGGCTCCCACCTAACATGATGTCATCCAAGGCCCCCCCTGGGCAGAACTCAACCAGGATCTATGGGACAGAAAGGGATAGAATCttcaacaatcaatcatcaaaagccttaactgtatatatatatatataatggatagtttttgtgtgtattttttacttaattaacctttatttaactaggcaagtcagttaagaacaaattattattcacaatgacggcctagaaacagtgggttgccttcttcaggggcagaatgacagatttcacAGATTTCACATAGTTCACTGAAACCCCTCCAAAAAGTCCTGACCCAGTGTATTAATATTGACACCTAGCAATGGAGTCAAACAGCTGAAAAAGACCTCACCCACAGCCAACCCTCAAAGAAGATGGCGTCCAACAACCCAAGGATGTTGTTATGGCGGCAGGCTGCCAGGATGTCGATCTCGGTGATATAGTCGTCAAGCTGCTCCTCGTTGCGTACCTCCATCACTTTAGCAGCAGTCAGGGCCCCAGTGGTGTGGTGCTGGGCCTGAATACAGACAGAGGAATACACTATGGTCTCTACGGTTCCATCTACATTATACTGGCTTTAGTCTATATATTATTATGTTATTTATCATCTTCTCGCAGGCTTTGCATCAAAATGCTTTGTATGAAAAAAGACAGTTAAAAATCACAAACAATCACAAACAATACCTTGAACTCATATACCAGTGAGAGAGATACACATGACTTCACTCTAATCTAGGTGGCCCTAGTTCTTTGCATCTTGGATTCAATAATAATACAGTATTCTACATTTACAATTTACACATGAATAATAAAACCATCACATTAAAGTTGGAAATCAGTCAGCTAAGTGCAACAACAGTCAAGGTGTTTCTGCAAAAACAGAAGAGCAGATGCGTGTGGGTTATACGTCAAGACAGGAAGTTATATTTCAGCCTGTATGGGTTGACAGGAAAACGACAAACCACAGTATGGCCTCATGACGCATGCTATGCTCTGCCTACCATCGAGAAGATACACAACACAGCTTTAAATCAAAAGCACTTCAAAGTTTGGTAACACGGTTGGCTGCTCTTGTTTTGCACTGAGACATTTCACTCCATCATTTCCATATTGAATTAAAACCAGAGTTAGTTACTCTCCATCCCATCAGAGATGATAGAATTTTCAtcttaaatgtaatatttttatgGATTTGGTTTGGAGAGGAATGGAAAGGAGACAAGACCAGACCAGAAGTTAAAATAAGTTAAGTATTGGGCCCCAGCCTGCTGGTACCTTGTAGACCTTCCCAAAGGCCCCGTCTCCCAGCTCCCCCTGGGTGTCCCAGGTCTCTCGAGGGTCCACGTCTCTCCGGAGGTTCTCATAATGCTTCACCCTCTTCTTCTCTGGGCCCAAACGAAAGATACGCATCAGAAGGGATGCCATGTCCCTCACCCCACCTTGCCCTGTCCTCCTTACTCTACAAGGATCTCCTCAGTTTACAGCGCTACAGTGGACAGCAGCCCACAGAAACAAAGCCAACACCACCCGTTTCTTATATACAACGTCCGCCCAAGATAGTAAGGACAGTCAGAACCAAACATCAAGTTCCACTGTGGGTGGAGACCCAATGTGAAAGGTCTTTGACTCGCCTGCACACCTCCTTGTCTCTGAAACCTCTCAGAAGAGACGCAGGAAGTGACTGTGCTAACCACATCCTacacagaaaaagagagaaaaagaaaaagcATGCAGTGAAAGAGATTTTTGGGGGTAGGCCTATGCCCTGTTTATCTTTTGTGTATTGAGagatatatatctgcctcactcagAGAAATAAGTAGTACTGTTGTGCTTTACAGTCAAATATAACAAATAactacatgtttaataatgaaaTGTACAAACGATACATCaatatttaaaaacatttatttagaAAATGATTCAAACAGTAATATGAGATCTTTATgtagaacatttacatttgacattttactaATTGagcagatactcttatccagagtgcattCATCtcaagatagctaggtgagacaaccacatacactacatgaccaagagtatgtggaccctttctgtatggacctcactttgtgcacgggggcattgtcatgctaaaataggaaagggccttcccacaaagttggaagcacagtatcatctagaatgtcattgtatgctgtagtacCTAGCacaaaacatgaaaaacagccccagaccattattcttcctccatcaaacttcacagttggcactatgcattcgggcaggaagcattctcctggcattcgccaaacACAGACTCGtatgtcggactgccagatggtgaagagtgattcatcactacagagaacgcgtttccactgctccagagttcaatggcggcaagctttggaaacccatttcatgaagctccgatgaacagttcttgtgttgaTGTTGCTTCCCGAGGCAGATTGGAACTCAGTagttcacaataacagcacttgcagttgacaggggcagctctagcagggcagacattttacgaactgacttgttggaaaggtggcatcctatgaaagTCAACAAGCTCTTCAGTAGGCTactctactgtcaatgtttgtctatggagattgcatgactgtgtggtcgattgtatacacctgtcagcaacgggtgtgtctgaaatagccgaatccagtcatttgaaggggtgttcacatacttttgtatatatagtgtatcaccATATCACTTTGGCGGCGGCTAATTGGGGATCTCAATAAATACTACTAAATCGTCAGTCAAAATATACAGGATACGAACATTCCATTAAagctaaacaatggatatatagcATTTTGCAAAAAAACTACATTTCATACACATCTAAAATGTATGAATAAAAAATCTGAaaacagtaatattttacacacacatgaaggtaTCCATAAGCAATCATGTCTGAtgaaaaaaacagaaaagtgaaAAATTGATGGATATAGTGTTTTGGAAATAAACTATTCACATTTAGAAACTGTGTAAATCAAACTCATCTATAAAAAAGGCAACAACTTCAGTAACTGAATGGATTTGAAAAGATTGTAAGATTTGAGAGTGGCTTTGTTGAGATGGCCGAGGAGGTTGAGATTGAGCAGAAAGGCCCATGAGGGTTTTATGTTTATGTTGATAACCTTTACTCCCTCTGCTCACCAAGGTTTCAGTGCAGCACCTATAGAACTGGGTCAGAAGTGCTCAGGCAAACCTAACTTGAAtccatacatttgatttgaagtctCCTACATGAGCTTTTTAAATTAGATTAACCAGGTGCACCTACTGACCCTGATTAGAAGCTGGCTGTTGTGAAAAGTGCTGGTTAAGTTGCAAAGGGAaggtatattactggaaacatTCTAAATTTACCAGTGAACTACCAGAGATTTGGTAACTTTCAAGTTTTTTAGTGGCTTTCTGGGGTACTTTATTGGGGtattatctctggccctctgcatgatcttatcacatgtaaaatatatacaatttattttttaataacaaaaatattatcctaaatataaaccatcaacttagtgaataccattaGTGTTTCAGAATTAAATATCCTTTATACTTTCTTAACACACTTTTATTTTTCTATGTCAACATgtctttgttgtaaatgtttttggctccaaactggtggcagttgtgaaaaaagtcGATAGTTGGACGAGTTGCAGAGTTCattgaaaataatgccattgttgattagatgtTTTTTTACTATAGTTTGGcaattttctcttgaaccataaccaaatcaaatccaatcatggttagcagatgttaatgcgagtgtagcgaaatgcttgtgcttctacttccgacaatgcagtaataaccaacgagtaatctaacctaataattccaaaactactaccttatacacacaagtgtaaagggatcaagaatatgtacataaagatatataaatgagtgatggtacagaacggcataggcaagatacagtagatggtatcgagtacagtatacacatatgagatgagtaatgtagggtatgtaaacaaagtggcatagtttaaagtggctagtgatacatgtattacataaagatgcagtagattatatagagtacagtatatacaaatacatactgtatgagatgagtaatgtagggtatgtaaacattatcttaagtggcattgtttaaagtggctagtgatatatttttacatcaatttccatcaatttccattattaaagtggctggagttgagtcagtgtgttggcagcagccactcaatgttagtggaggctgtttaccagtctgatggccttgagatagaagctgtttttcagtctctcggtcactgctttgatgcacctgtactgacctcgccttctggattatAGCGGAAATGACCTTAACATTTGAACCTGGATCTTCTGTGATATGGATGAAACCCAGCCCTTAATGAATGACTAACCATCTGAATTCTTTAGCAATACAAGACCATCATCTGACCATCGCTTAATGAGAGGTCTGGTTAGCAGATATCGCTGAATTTGTTCAGGAAATGTGTCATTCTAATgctggtgatg from Oncorhynchus keta strain PuntledgeMale-10-30-2019 chromosome 21, Oket_V2, whole genome shotgun sequence encodes:
- the si:dkey-81j8.6 gene encoding serine/threonine-protein kinase 10 isoform X2; amino-acid sequence: MLELERGLSEQQISEVCCQTLQALCYLHQHHIIHRDLKAGNILLTMEGHVKLADFGVSAKNIHTLQKRATFIGTPYWMAPEVIQCETSKENPYGPKADVWSLGVTLIEAAEMEPPHHSLNPMRVLLKITKSPPPTLSNPRLWSSHFQDFLRRALQKNPEARWGAQQLLAHPFPCAGRDGRALKELIAEAKAEVMEETASLIDHGGSLDEDTIVGSDGGTAQSEKGQEEETMQVPEKPQEGPSIIQAGMSPPPPPPNPDPVSSSTPVKDGGTAGTRVETPNTDRARKLARRLSVWEPGTFLSFLTTGSRRCKSGLWGDTPSIPANQTQQNKEDSPTGQSEEQEVTHPAGERDAGDAEKDLCENVGRGSLEGGITQPIPETNDTGDDAEEKVEGQKKEKDEISNDCEAQDLDLEVVSSSEQEIVGIHTDMNQNSTNDSVGDALDSDNKKPITEAQCSVKEIGILKSETNNDTKHRVEEAPRQLVHKQSPLVRALSLEMPRPSTKERGETQHSLLDFLDLSTHNHFKLATSGKAEEETKQSKDEMTEGTKEEIQKERGEEEQEQDKDEKILEENELHAKRDEEAEHEGSMVEERDKMQINKEGIQDKTYVEEEQEVKVELKRSKRETSNCSDIEKTPDKGMDLKEHEASPEMEDGESKSDIEETVQSEQTGEIQTETEKQRSESTMEVETSEKEKSLRADTEDKILDIKVTECENVERAEDRTVGKDEQSKEEDLGLESDDIVIIQAQESNMIIKQELKEERNKQEDSKGEEKMTDPPTGEPMMRVNLTLESNSGREEGGKEERGKKLEEGGKEEDAGQTQLNILTEQSSTRSQGTATDTVHLNSASNGNWHQVTDNKPKMSAIDDQADMTKKDNSTMTVSTMSRPVEELIHNRKTVKRTRKFMVDGREVSVTTSKVLKETDGKERRMRSARRQELQALKLLQREEQREYSQMEQRLQQQREMMFRQIAQEMTSKKQYYDGELERVEKQYVQQSSRMETEHTARLREDARRLKSQQERELNRKAAVLKAQPREEARYLQKQQQELNETLQKGVQEHKRKVASMEWDITVKTQQLKRARESVIWEMEQRHLQEKYHLFKQQVKEQYSLQRQQLTKRHSKDTDRASQFHRALLDEQRAQQAQERTQLQRAQRTEAKARLAHFKQELKTLGLSGQEHRQRLTLFMSEEEGIQRAERQSLQQVHEGQLREVQEQCDGNMTELQELQNEKLQLLVDMEKKKIRRLEDEHTLELNEWKDKLACRKEVLEEDLARRRREKEGAKRRGSEPESRFAPRRSRFFSSLNFS
- the si:dkey-81j8.6 gene encoding serine/threonine-protein kinase 10 isoform X1; the protein is MASLLMRIFRLGPEKKRVKHYENLRRDVDPRETWDTQGELGDGAFGKVYKAQHHTTGALTAAKVMEVRNEEQLDDYITEIDILAACRHNNILGLLDAIFFEGWLWILVEFCPGGALDDIMLELERGLSEQQISEVCCQTLQALCYLHQHHIIHRDLKAGNILLTMEGHVKLADFGVSAKNIHTLQKRATFIGTPYWMAPEVIQCETSKENPYGPKADVWSLGVTLIEAAEMEPPHHSLNPMRVLLKITKSPPPTLSNPRLWSSHFQDFLRRALQKNPEARWGAQQLLAHPFPCAGRDGRALKELIAEAKAEVMEETASLIDHGGSLDEDTIVGSDGGTAQSEKGQEEETMQVPEKPQEGPSIIQAGMSPPPPPPNPDPVSSSTPVKDGGTAGTRVETPNTDRARKLARRLSVWEPGTFLSFLTTGSRRCKSGLWGDTPSIPANQTQQNKEDSPTGQSEEQEVTHPAGERDAGDAEKDLCENVGRGSLEGGITQPIPETNDTGDDAEEKVEGQKKEKDEISNDCEAQDLDLEVVSSSEQEIVGIHTDMNQNSTNDSVGDALDSDNKKPITEAQCSVKEIGILKSETNNDTKHRVEEAPRQLVHKQSPLVRALSLEMPRPSTKERGETQHSLLDFLDLSTHNHFKLATSGKAEEETKQSKDEMTEGTKEEIQKERGEEEQEQDKDEKILEENELHAKRDEEAEHEGSMVEERDKMQINKEGIQDKTYVEEEQEVKVELKRSKRETSNCSDIEKTPDKGMDLKEHEASPEMEDGESKSDIEETVQSEQTGEIQTETEKQRSESTMEVETSEKEKSLRADTEDKILDIKVTECENVERAEDRTVGKDEQSKEEDLGLESDDIVIIQAQESNMIIKQELKEERNKQEDSKGEEKMTDPPTGEPMMRVNLTLESNSGREEGGKEERGKKLEEGGKEEDAGQTQLNILTEQSSTRSQGTATDTVHLNSASNGNWHQVTDNKPKMSAIDDQADMTKKDNSTMTVSTMSRPVEELIHNRKTVKRTRKFMVDGREVSVTTSKVLKETDGKERRMRSARRQELQALKLLQREEQREYSQMEQRLQQQREMMFRQIAQEMTSKKQYYDGELERVEKQYVQQSSRMETEHTARLREDARRLKSQQERELNRKAAVLKAQPREEARYLQKQQQELNETLQKGVQEHKRKVASMEWDITVKTQQLKRARESVIWEMEQRHLQEKYHLFKQQVKEQYSLQRQQLTKRHSKDTDRASQFHRALLDEQRAQQAQERTQLQRAQRTEAKARLAHFKQELKTLGLSGQEHRQRLTLFMSEEEGIQRAERQSLQQVHEGQLREVQEQCDGNMTELQELQNEKLQLLVDMEKKKIRRLEDEHTLELNEWKDKLACRKEVLEEDLARRRREKEGAKRRGSEPESRFAPRRSRFFSSLNFS